The following coding sequences lie in one Salmo salar chromosome ssa13, Ssal_v3.1, whole genome shotgun sequence genomic window:
- the catl1 gene encoding cathepsin L1 precursor → MTALYLAVLVLCVSAVCAAPRFDSQLEDHWHLWKNWHSKSYHESEEGWRRMVWEKNLKKIEMHNLEHTMGKHSYRLGMNHFGDMTNEEFRQTMNGYKQTTERKFKGSLFMEPNYLQAPKAVDWREKGYVTPVKDQGSCGSCWAFSTTGAMEGQQFRKTGKLVSLSEQNLVDCSRPEGNEGCNGGLMDQAFQYIQDNAGLDTEESYPYVGTDEDPCHYKPEFSGANETGFVDIPSGKEHAMMKAVAAVGPVSVAIDAGHESFQFYESGIYYEKECSSEELDHGVLVVGYGFEGEDVDGKKYWIVKNSWSEKWGDKGYIYMAKDRKNHCGIATASSYPLV, encoded by the exons ATGACAGCACTGTACTTGGCAGTGTTGGTGCTCTGTGTGAGTGCTGTGTGTGCGGCTCCTAGGTTTGACTCTCAGTTGGAGGACCATTGGCACCTGTGGAAAAACTGGCACAGCAAGAGCTACCATGAG AGTGAGGAGGGCTGGAGGAGGATGGTTTGGGAGAAAAACCTGAAGAAGATTGAGATGCACAACCTCGAACACACCATGGGAAAACACTCCTACCGTCTGGGCATGAACCACTTTGGTGACATG ACCAATGAGGAGTTCAGGCAGACGATGAACGGCTACAAGCAGACGACTGAGAGGAAGTTCAAGGGCTCTTTGTTCATGGAACCCAACTACCTGCAGGCACCTAAAGCTGTTGATTGGAGGGAGAAGGGCTACGTCACTCCCGTCAAGGACCAG GGATCATGTGGGTCTTGCTGGGCGTTCAGCACCACCGGGGCCATGGAGGGCCAGCAGTTCAGGAAGACTGGCAAGCTGGTGTCTCTGAGTGAACAGAACCTGGTGGACTGCTCCAGACCGGAGGGCAATGAGGGCTGTAATGGTGGGCTCATGGACCAGGCCTTCCAGTACATCCAGGACAACGCCGGCCTGGACACAGAGGAGTCCTACCCCTACGTCGGCACT GATGAGGACCCTTGCCACTACAAACCAGAGTTCAGTGGTGCCAACGAGACTGGCTTTGTGGACATTCCCAGTGGCAAGGAGCATGCTATGATGAAGGCTGTGGCTGCAGTCGGTCCGGTCTCTGTTGCCATCGATGCCGGCCACGAGTCCTTTCAGTTCTATGAGTCTG GGATCTACTATGAGAAGGAGTGCAGCAGTGAGGAGTTGGACCATGGCGTTCTAGTGGTGGGGTATGGTTTTGAAGGAGAGGATGTGGATGGCAAGAAATACTGGATTGTCAAGAACAG CTGGAGCGAGAAATGGGGAGACAAAGGCTATATCTACATGGCCAAagacaggaagaaccactgtGGTATCGCCACGGCATCCAGCTACCCACTGGTCTAG